In Salmo salar chromosome ssa03, Ssal_v3.1, whole genome shotgun sequence, a single genomic region encodes these proteins:
- the LOC106601460 gene encoding serine/threonine-protein kinase SBK1 isoform X2: protein MSSSPHGSHGSGSRASIDILEELQLIAAQNLEKLDISKYYEVIRELGTKMALKFLRKKTTKLKSFLREYSISLYLSPCPFIINMFGIAFETDDYYVFAQEYALAGDLFDIIPPQVGLPETVAKRCVHQVAIALDYLHCKKLVHRDIKPENILIFDKECRKVKLSDFGMTRRAGSPVKRVSGTIPYTAPELCDASQHEGFCVDYSTDVWAFGVLLFCMLTGNFPWEKALPSDAFYQEFVHWQRRRTGTVPSQWRRFTDEGLRMFRRLLSIEQERRCSVKEVFSYFNHHWMLDNEPGSSSVAGGGSVGSGPQVELSSSSSEEDVLVDRLKQQSLIEPMGGHYSSTGSPSSTRSYERVSRDNGGAGRILVATPIEICV, encoded by the exons ATGAGCTCCTCTCCCCATGGGTCCCACGGGTCTGGGTCCCGCGCCTCCATCGACATCCTGGAGGAGCTGCAGCTCATTGCTGCCCAGAACCTGGAGAAGCTAGACATCAGCAAGTACTATGAGGTCATCAGAGAGCTGG GCACTAAGATGGCTCTGAAGTTCTTGAGGAAGAAAACAACCAAACTGAAGAGCTTCTTAAGGGAGTACagcatctctctctacctgtctccctgCCCCTTTATCATCAACATGTTTGGCATTGCCTTTGAGACAGACGACTACTACGTCTTCGCTCAGGAGTATGCCCTGGCAGGAGACCTCTTCGACATCATTCCCCCTCAG GTGGGTCTTCCAGAGACGGTGGCTAAGCGTTGTGTGCACCAGGTGGCCATCGCCCTGGACTACCTGCACTGTAAGAAGCTAGTCCACCGGGACATCAAGCCTGAGAACATCCTCATCTTTGACAAAGAGTGCCGTAAGGTCAAGCTGTCAGACTTCGGCATGACGCGGCGTGCCGGCTCCCCAGTGAAGCGTGTCAGCGGAACCATCCCGTACACGGCACCGGAGTTGTGCGACGCCTCGCAGCACGAGGGCTTCTGCGTGGACTACAGTACTGACGTGTGGGCCTTCGGTGTCCTCCTCTTCTGCATGCTCACCGGCAACTTCCCCTGGGAGAAGGCCCTGCCATCGGACGCCTTCTACCAGGAGTTTGTGCATTGGCAGCGGCGCCGGACGGGCACGGTGCCCTCTCAGTGGCGGCGCTTCACAGACGAGGGGCTGCGCATGTTCCGCAGGCTCCTGTCCATTGAGCAGGAGCGCCGCTGCTCCGTTAAGGAGGTTTTCAGCTACTTCAACCACCACTGGATGCTGGACAATGAGCCGGGCAGCAGCAGCGTTGCTGGAGGAGGGTCAGTGGGCAGTGGGCCCCAGGTGGAGCTCAGCTCGTCGTCATCTGAAGAGGATGTGCTGGTGGACAGGCTAAAGCAGCAGAGCCTGATAGAGCCCATGGGCGGACACTACTCCTCCACCggctccccctcctccaccaggAGCTACGAACGTGTCTCCCGTGACAACGGAGGGGCCGGACGCATCTTGGTGGCCACGCCCATTGAAATCTGTGTGTAG
- the LOC106601460 gene encoding serine/threonine-protein kinase SBK1 isoform X1 yields the protein MSSSPHGSHGSGSRASIDILEELQLIAAQNLEKLDISKYYEVIRELGKGTYGKVDLVIHKIRGTKMALKFLRKKTTKLKSFLREYSISLYLSPCPFIINMFGIAFETDDYYVFAQEYALAGDLFDIIPPQVGLPETVAKRCVHQVAIALDYLHCKKLVHRDIKPENILIFDKECRKVKLSDFGMTRRAGSPVKRVSGTIPYTAPELCDASQHEGFCVDYSTDVWAFGVLLFCMLTGNFPWEKALPSDAFYQEFVHWQRRRTGTVPSQWRRFTDEGLRMFRRLLSIEQERRCSVKEVFSYFNHHWMLDNEPGSSSVAGGGSVGSGPQVELSSSSSEEDVLVDRLKQQSLIEPMGGHYSSTGSPSSTRSYERVSRDNGGAGRILVATPIEICV from the exons ATGAGCTCCTCTCCCCATGGGTCCCACGGGTCTGGGTCCCGCGCCTCCATCGACATCCTGGAGGAGCTGCAGCTCATTGCTGCCCAGAACCTGGAGAAGCTAGACATCAGCAAGTACTATGAGGTCATCAGAGAGCTGGGTAAGGGTACCTATGGGAAAGTGGACTTGGTCATCCACAAAATCAGAG GCACTAAGATGGCTCTGAAGTTCTTGAGGAAGAAAACAACCAAACTGAAGAGCTTCTTAAGGGAGTACagcatctctctctacctgtctccctgCCCCTTTATCATCAACATGTTTGGCATTGCCTTTGAGACAGACGACTACTACGTCTTCGCTCAGGAGTATGCCCTGGCAGGAGACCTCTTCGACATCATTCCCCCTCAG GTGGGTCTTCCAGAGACGGTGGCTAAGCGTTGTGTGCACCAGGTGGCCATCGCCCTGGACTACCTGCACTGTAAGAAGCTAGTCCACCGGGACATCAAGCCTGAGAACATCCTCATCTTTGACAAAGAGTGCCGTAAGGTCAAGCTGTCAGACTTCGGCATGACGCGGCGTGCCGGCTCCCCAGTGAAGCGTGTCAGCGGAACCATCCCGTACACGGCACCGGAGTTGTGCGACGCCTCGCAGCACGAGGGCTTCTGCGTGGACTACAGTACTGACGTGTGGGCCTTCGGTGTCCTCCTCTTCTGCATGCTCACCGGCAACTTCCCCTGGGAGAAGGCCCTGCCATCGGACGCCTTCTACCAGGAGTTTGTGCATTGGCAGCGGCGCCGGACGGGCACGGTGCCCTCTCAGTGGCGGCGCTTCACAGACGAGGGGCTGCGCATGTTCCGCAGGCTCCTGTCCATTGAGCAGGAGCGCCGCTGCTCCGTTAAGGAGGTTTTCAGCTACTTCAACCACCACTGGATGCTGGACAATGAGCCGGGCAGCAGCAGCGTTGCTGGAGGAGGGTCAGTGGGCAGTGGGCCCCAGGTGGAGCTCAGCTCGTCGTCATCTGAAGAGGATGTGCTGGTGGACAGGCTAAAGCAGCAGAGCCTGATAGAGCCCATGGGCGGACACTACTCCTCCACCggctccccctcctccaccaggAGCTACGAACGTGTCTCCCGTGACAACGGAGGGGCCGGACGCATCTTGGTGGCCACGCCCATTGAAATCTGTGTGTAG